From Streptomyces sp. NBC_01460, a single genomic window includes:
- a CDS encoding type I polyketide synthase, whose amino-acid sequence MMEDPATADKLRDYLKRATTELERSRRRVRELEEQDHEPVAIIGMGCRYPGGIRTPEDLWRIVDEGIDVVSDFPTDRGWDVDALYDPEPGAPGKSYVRHGGFLYDAAECDPAFFGISPKDAPGTDPQQRMLLEVTWEAFERAGIDPTAVKGTQTGVFVGLMHHDYLGGTISGSIVSGRIAYTLGLEGPAVTMDTACSSSLVALHSAIQSLRKGECSLALAGGAAVMASPEMFVEFSERRALSPDGRCHSFSDDAAGAAWAEGAGMLLVERLSDARRNGHTVLAVVRGSAVNQDGASNGLTAPSGPAQVRVIRQALADAQLAPHHIDAVEAHGTGTTLGDPIEAQAVIAAYGQDRPEGRPLWLGSIKSNMGHAQAAAGVGAVIKMVMAMRHGTLPRTLHVGTPSTAVDWNAGDVELLTEPRPWDGDGRPRRAAVSSFGISGTNAHTVLEEAPPAGTGESTPDRAELPVVPWLLSGKGADAVRRQAERLLAVAGDLDPYDVGHSLATTRSLFSHRAAVTGRDRDELLAALREVAAGTRTPVVAPEPGRLAVLFSGQGSQRPGMGRTLHAAFPVFAAAFDEICAAFDTHLDRPLADVMFDEDADGADAPLHRTVYTQAALFTFETALYRLLEHWGVRPDLLAGHSIGEIVAAHVAGVLDLKDAVTLVAARGRLMQDLPAGGAMVSLRATEADVTALLTGGVDIAAVNGPRSVVVSGDEEAVLAVAARAEKSTRLKVSHAFHSHRMDPMLESFREVLAGLTFREPALPVVSNVTGRIADGLAGADYWVRHVREAVRFHDGVTTLAAEGATRFLEIGPDSVLSTMAQDVVPDAIGTQRRDRAEDAALVDALCRLHLTGTGPDWRTVFTGGRTVDLPTYPFRRDRHWEDAPILQAERQAAAGSAGDAGDPFWDLVREQDVSAVAATLGLDDERSVAAVVPALATWHGRRQASAAADGLRYRVTWEPLAPSATPVLGQTWLAVVPESVADAPWATGLTEGLAGHGLDLDTLTVRDTADRAALAAALTGRTTVDGILYLPAPKTRPDALATLVQALGDTGADAPLWCATRDAVAHGAGATVTGFAQAALWGLGRVAALEHPDRWGGLVDLPAEAGPRTVARLAALLGDAGGEDQVVIRESGAYGRRLERAPARAGAPWQPSGTVLVTGATGAVGAAVARLLAAEGAEHLLLASRRGPDAPGAADLVRELTATGTGVTLTACDVADRSALAGLLDSVPAQQPLTAVVHLAGALDDGVLDALDTGRFARVLGPKADAARHLHELTAGLGLSAFVLFSSLTATVGGAGQANYAAANAYLDALAEHRDAAGLPATSVAWGPWGGDGMAAHDTVRSSARAMGMSLLDPDTALTALRRALDGGDTTVTVADVDWSVFAPAFTATRPSPLFSALPEARRTTGTDGANAADGFAEKLAGLTGGERERALRDLVCGQAATVLGYGDAGAVEPTSAFRDLGFDSLTSVDLRNRISGAAGVPLPATLIFDYATPAALATYLGTELAGAGTSVDAVVAEFERVAARLGDLTAEDLEQSRVTTRLQTLLNDLDKTLGQDAAAVTGRLEEASADDVFAFIDNELGSA is encoded by the coding sequence GTGATGGAAGACCCGGCAACGGCCGACAAGCTCCGCGACTACCTGAAGCGGGCCACGACCGAGCTGGAGCGCAGCCGGCGCCGCGTACGGGAGCTGGAGGAGCAGGACCACGAACCCGTCGCCATCATCGGTATGGGCTGCCGCTACCCCGGCGGGATACGCACCCCCGAGGACCTGTGGCGCATCGTCGACGAGGGCATCGACGTCGTCTCCGACTTCCCCACCGACCGTGGCTGGGACGTCGACGCCCTCTACGACCCCGAGCCCGGGGCCCCGGGCAAGTCCTACGTGCGCCACGGCGGTTTCCTGTACGACGCCGCCGAGTGCGACCCCGCCTTCTTCGGCATCAGCCCCAAGGACGCGCCCGGCACCGACCCCCAGCAGCGCATGCTGCTGGAGGTCACCTGGGAGGCCTTCGAGCGGGCCGGCATCGACCCCACGGCCGTGAAGGGCACGCAGACCGGTGTCTTCGTCGGCCTGATGCACCACGACTACCTCGGCGGTACCATCTCCGGCAGCATCGTCTCCGGCCGGATCGCCTACACCCTCGGACTGGAGGGCCCGGCGGTCACGATGGACACCGCCTGCTCCTCCTCGCTGGTCGCCCTCCACTCGGCGATCCAGTCGCTGCGCAAGGGCGAGTGCTCCCTCGCGCTGGCGGGCGGGGCCGCCGTCATGGCCAGCCCCGAGATGTTCGTCGAGTTCAGCGAGCGCCGCGCGCTGTCTCCCGACGGCCGCTGCCACTCCTTCTCCGACGACGCCGCCGGCGCCGCCTGGGCCGAGGGCGCGGGCATGCTCCTCGTCGAGCGGCTGTCCGACGCCCGCCGCAACGGCCACACGGTGCTCGCCGTCGTCCGCGGCAGCGCCGTCAACCAGGACGGTGCCTCCAACGGCCTCACCGCGCCCAGCGGACCGGCCCAGGTCCGTGTCATCCGGCAGGCGCTCGCCGACGCCCAGCTGGCCCCGCACCACATCGACGCGGTGGAGGCCCACGGCACCGGCACCACGCTCGGCGATCCCATCGAGGCCCAGGCCGTCATCGCCGCCTACGGGCAGGACCGCCCCGAGGGCCGGCCGCTGTGGCTGGGCTCCATCAAGTCCAACATGGGCCACGCCCAGGCGGCCGCCGGAGTCGGCGCCGTCATCAAGATGGTCATGGCCATGCGCCACGGCACTCTCCCCAGGACGCTGCACGTCGGCACCCCCAGCACCGCTGTCGACTGGAACGCGGGAGACGTCGAACTCCTCACCGAACCCCGCCCCTGGGACGGCGACGGCCGGCCGCGCCGCGCCGCCGTCTCCTCCTTCGGCATCTCCGGCACCAACGCGCACACCGTCCTGGAGGAGGCCCCGCCCGCAGGGACGGGCGAGAGCACCCCCGACCGCGCCGAGCTGCCCGTCGTGCCCTGGCTGCTCTCCGGCAAGGGCGCCGACGCCGTGCGGCGGCAGGCGGAACGGCTGCTGGCGGTCGCCGGAGACCTCGACCCGTACGACGTGGGCCACTCGCTGGCCACCACCCGCTCCCTGTTCAGCCACCGCGCCGCCGTGACCGGCCGTGACCGGGACGAACTGCTGGCGGCCCTGCGCGAGGTCGCCGCGGGCACCCGCACGCCCGTCGTGGCCCCCGAGCCCGGCCGCCTCGCCGTGCTCTTCTCCGGCCAGGGCTCGCAGCGCCCCGGCATGGGCCGCACCCTGCACGCCGCCTTCCCGGTGTTCGCCGCCGCCTTCGACGAGATCTGCGCCGCGTTCGACACTCATCTCGACCGGCCGCTGGCCGACGTCATGTTCGACGAGGACGCCGACGGCGCCGACGCGCCGCTGCACCGCACCGTCTACACCCAGGCGGCGCTGTTCACCTTCGAGACCGCCCTCTACCGGCTGCTGGAGCACTGGGGCGTCCGTCCCGACCTCCTCGCCGGACACTCCATCGGCGAGATCGTCGCGGCCCATGTCGCCGGCGTGCTCGACCTGAAGGACGCGGTCACCCTGGTCGCCGCCAGGGGCCGCCTCATGCAGGACCTGCCGGCCGGGGGAGCGATGGTGTCCCTGCGCGCCACCGAGGCCGACGTCACCGCACTCCTCACCGGCGGTGTCGACATCGCCGCCGTCAACGGCCCGCGCTCCGTCGTGGTCTCCGGCGACGAGGAGGCCGTCCTCGCCGTCGCCGCCCGGGCCGAGAAGAGCACCCGGCTGAAGGTCTCGCACGCCTTCCACTCGCACCGCATGGACCCGATGCTCGAATCCTTCCGCGAGGTACTGGCCGGCCTCACCTTCCGCGAGCCCGCGCTCCCGGTCGTCTCGAACGTCACCGGCCGGATCGCCGACGGCCTGGCCGGCGCCGACTACTGGGTACGGCACGTCCGCGAGGCCGTCCGCTTCCACGACGGGGTCACCACGCTCGCCGCCGAGGGTGCCACCCGCTTCCTGGAGATCGGCCCCGACTCGGTGCTCAGCACCATGGCGCAGGACGTGGTCCCCGACGCCATCGGCACCCAGCGGCGCGACCGTGCCGAGGACGCCGCCCTCGTCGACGCCCTCTGCCGCCTCCACCTCACCGGCACCGGGCCCGACTGGCGCACGGTCTTCACCGGCGGCCGCACCGTCGACCTGCCGACGTATCCGTTCCGGCGGGACCGGCACTGGGAGGACGCCCCCATCCTGCAGGCCGAGCGTCAGGCCGCGGCCGGCTCCGCCGGCGACGCCGGCGACCCGTTCTGGGACCTGGTGCGCGAGCAGGACGTGAGCGCCGTCGCCGCCACCCTCGGTCTCGACGACGAGCGATCCGTCGCCGCCGTCGTCCCCGCCCTCGCCACCTGGCACGGGCGGCGGCAGGCGTCCGCCGCGGCGGACGGACTGCGCTACCGCGTCACCTGGGAACCGCTGGCGCCTTCCGCCACCCCGGTGCTCGGCCAGACCTGGCTGGCCGTCGTCCCCGAGTCCGTCGCCGACGCGCCGTGGGCCACCGGCCTGACCGAGGGACTGGCCGGCCACGGGCTGGACCTCGACACCCTGACCGTGCGGGACACCGCCGACCGCGCCGCTCTGGCCGCCGCACTCACCGGCCGGACCACGGTCGACGGCATCCTGTACCTGCCCGCCCCAAAGACGCGGCCGGACGCCCTGGCCACCCTCGTCCAGGCACTCGGGGACACCGGCGCCGACGCCCCGCTGTGGTGCGCCACCCGGGACGCCGTCGCGCACGGTGCCGGAGCCACCGTCACCGGCTTCGCCCAGGCCGCCCTGTGGGGCCTCGGCCGGGTCGCCGCCCTGGAGCACCCCGACCGGTGGGGCGGCCTCGTCGACCTGCCCGCCGAGGCCGGTCCGCGGACCGTGGCCCGCCTCGCCGCGCTGCTCGGCGACGCCGGAGGCGAGGACCAGGTCGTGATCCGGGAATCCGGCGCCTACGGACGCCGGCTGGAGCGTGCCCCGGCCCGCGCGGGCGCCCCCTGGCAGCCGTCCGGCACCGTGCTGGTCACCGGTGCCACCGGCGCGGTCGGCGCAGCGGTCGCCCGCCTGCTCGCCGCCGAGGGCGCCGAACACCTGCTGCTCGCCTCCCGCCGCGGTCCGGACGCGCCCGGCGCCGCCGACCTGGTCCGTGAACTCACCGCCACCGGCACCGGCGTCACCCTGACCGCCTGCGACGTCGCCGACCGGTCGGCACTGGCCGGCCTGCTGGACTCCGTACCGGCGCAGCAGCCCCTGACGGCCGTCGTGCACCTGGCCGGCGCCCTCGACGACGGCGTCCTGGACGCCCTGGACACAGGCCGGTTCGCCCGCGTCCTCGGCCCCAAGGCGGACGCCGCCCGTCATCTGCACGAACTGACGGCCGGCCTCGGCCTGTCGGCGTTCGTGCTCTTCTCCTCCCTGACCGCCACCGTCGGCGGCGCCGGCCAGGCCAACTACGCCGCCGCCAACGCCTACCTGGACGCCCTGGCCGAACACCGCGACGCGGCCGGACTCCCCGCCACCTCCGTCGCCTGGGGACCCTGGGGCGGCGACGGCATGGCGGCGCACGACACGGTGCGCTCCTCGGCCCGTGCGATGGGCATGTCCCTGCTCGACCCGGACACCGCCCTCACCGCGCTGCGCCGCGCCCTGGACGGCGGCGACACCACGGTCACCGTCGCCGACGTCGACTGGTCGGTGTTCGCCCCCGCGTTCACCGCGACCCGGCCCAGCCCGCTCTTCTCCGCACTCCCGGAGGCCCGGCGCACCACCGGGACGGACGGCGCGAACGCGGCTGACGGCTTCGCGGAGAAGCTCGCGGGACTCACCGGAGGGGAACGCGAGCGCGCCCTGCGGGACCTGGTCTGCGGCCAGGCGGCCACCGTCCTCGGATACGGCGACGCCGGAGCCGTCGAACCGACCAGTGCCTTCCGCGACCTGGGCTTCGACTCGCTCACCTCGGTCGACCTGCGCAACCGGATCAGCGGCGCCGCCGGGGTGCCGCTGCCGGCCACACTCATCTTCGACTACGCCACCCCCGCCGCCCTCGCCACGTACCTGGGCACCGAACTCGCCGGCGCGGGCACCTCCGTGGACGCCGTGGTCGCCGAATTCGAACGGGTCGCCGCCCGGCTCGGCGACCTCACCGCCGAGGACCTGGAACAGAGCAGGGTCACCACCCGCCTGCAGACCCTGCTCAACGACCTGGACAAAACCCTCGGCCAGGATGCGGCAGCCGTCACCGGCCGCCTGGAAGAGGCCTCCGCCGACGACGTCTTCGCGTTCATCGACAACGAACTCGGCTCGGCGTGA